One Streptomyces hundungensis DNA segment encodes these proteins:
- a CDS encoding SLATT domain-containing protein: protein MSQPDMQPEGPPGQARRDEGAQTGDLTGRPFPRGDWGEPAERLDELYRWVETGALRTAEWYLADRLWKRRGARVLRCGTASGAIAGAVLPLLDLTEALKGAAGWGYLCLLLAAACMACDRYFGLTSGWIRDVATAQAVQRRLQGLQFDWASESVREVLGPTDGTAGEAAERCLSVLRRFTEDVMDLVRSETADWMVEFRSGPAPLVMQTLSTAAPRTDAAPGPGRFPLPPATRPNMPRQRPPEGPR from the coding sequence GTGAGCCAGCCGGACATGCAGCCCGAAGGGCCCCCGGGTCAGGCCCGGCGGGACGAGGGCGCGCAGACGGGCGATCTGACCGGGAGGCCGTTCCCGCGCGGCGACTGGGGGGAGCCCGCCGAGCGCCTCGACGAGCTGTACCGCTGGGTCGAGACGGGCGCGCTGCGCACGGCCGAGTGGTACCTGGCGGACCGGCTGTGGAAGCGGCGCGGCGCGCGCGTGCTGCGCTGCGGCACGGCGAGCGGCGCGATCGCGGGGGCCGTGCTGCCGCTGCTCGATCTGACCGAGGCGTTGAAGGGGGCGGCGGGCTGGGGCTATCTGTGTCTGCTGCTCGCCGCCGCGTGCATGGCCTGCGACCGCTACTTCGGGCTGACCTCGGGCTGGATAAGGGACGTGGCCACCGCGCAGGCCGTGCAGCGCAGACTCCAGGGGCTCCAGTTCGACTGGGCCTCGGAGAGCGTGCGCGAGGTGCTCGGGCCGACCGACGGCACCGCGGGGGAGGCCGCCGAGCGCTGTCTTTCGGTGCTGCGCCGGTTCACCGAGGACGTCATGGACCTGGTCCGCTCGGAGACCGCGGACTGGATGGTGGAGTTCCGCTCGGGGCCGGCCCCGCTGGTCATGCAGACCCTGAGCACGGCGGCCCCGCGCACGGACGCCGCCCCCGGCCCCGGGCGCTTCCCGCTGCCCCCGGCCACCCGGCCGAACATGCCGCGCCAGCGCCCGCCGGAGGGCCCGCGCTGA
- a CDS encoding YbaB/EbfC family nucleoid-associated protein, producing the protein MIPGGGQPNMQQLLQQAQKMQQDLAVAQEELAATEVEGQAGGGLVKATVTGSGELRALAIDPKAVDPEDTETLADLIVAAVQAANDNAQQLQQQKLGPLAQGLGGMPGLPF; encoded by the coding sequence GTGATCCCTGGTGGTGGCCAGCCCAACATGCAGCAGCTTCTCCAGCAGGCCCAGAAGATGCAGCAGGACCTCGCCGTGGCCCAGGAGGAGCTCGCGGCGACCGAGGTCGAGGGCCAGGCCGGTGGCGGTCTGGTCAAGGCGACCGTGACCGGGTCGGGGGAGCTGCGCGCCCTCGCCATCGACCCGAAGGCGGTCGACCCGGAGGACACCGAGACCCTCGCGGACCTGATCGTCGCGGCCGTGCAGGCGGCCAACGACAACGCCCAGCAGCTCCAGCAGCAGAAGCTCGGCCCGCTGGCGCAGGGCCTGGGCGGCATGCCCGGCCTGCCGTTCTAG
- the recR gene encoding recombination mediator RecR, protein MYEGVVQDLIDELGRLPGVGPKSAQRIAFHILQTEPTDVRRLAHALLEVKDKVRFCAVCGNVAQEERCAVCRDPRRDQTVICVVEEPKDVVAIERTREFRGRYHVLGGAISPIEGVGPDDLRIRELLARLADGTVTELILATDPNLEGEATATYLARMIKPMGLRVTRLASGLPVGGDLEYADEVTLGRAFEGRRLLDV, encoded by the coding sequence TTGTACGAAGGCGTGGTTCAGGACCTCATCGACGAACTGGGCAGGCTGCCCGGCGTCGGTCCCAAGAGCGCGCAGCGGATCGCCTTCCACATCCTTCAGACCGAGCCGACCGATGTGCGCCGCCTCGCGCACGCGCTCCTCGAAGTCAAGGACAAGGTCCGCTTCTGCGCGGTCTGCGGCAATGTGGCGCAGGAGGAGCGGTGCGCGGTCTGCCGCGACCCGCGCCGCGACCAGACGGTCATCTGCGTCGTGGAGGAGCCCAAGGACGTGGTGGCCATCGAGCGGACCCGTGAGTTCCGCGGCCGCTACCACGTGCTGGGCGGAGCCATCAGCCCGATCGAGGGCGTCGGCCCGGACGACCTGCGCATCCGCGAGCTGCTCGCGCGCCTCGCGGACGGCACGGTCACCGAGCTGATCCTGGCCACCGACCCGAACCTGGAGGGCGAGGCCACGGCGACCTACCTCGCCCGCATGATCAAGCCCATGGGGCTCAGGGTCACCCGGCTCGCCAGCGGCCTGCCGGTCGGCGGCGACCTGGAGTACGCCGACGAGGTCACCCTGGGCCGCGCCTTCGAAGGAAGGCGGCTGCTCGATGTGTGA
- a CDS encoding DUF5063 domain-containing protein produces MSDATLHATTQDPDSFAVQIADQVESFIVAVTEVAKGDEPDSAVPFLLLEFSQLLLAGGRLGAHEDIVPDEPYEPDLGPEADVDELRERFARLLEPIDVYSEVFDPYEPRKAPVPCRISDDIADVVTDLRHGLAHYRAGRISEALWWWQFSYFSNWGSTASAALRALQSLVAHVRLDQPLPELDGLDTDEDLAEGALEEEAGRVMAEELAGPLGLHDLK; encoded by the coding sequence ATGTCTGACGCAACGCTGCACGCGACCACCCAGGACCCGGACTCCTTCGCGGTCCAGATCGCCGACCAGGTCGAGTCCTTCATCGTCGCGGTCACGGAAGTGGCCAAGGGCGACGAGCCCGACAGTGCCGTGCCGTTCCTGCTCCTGGAGTTCTCCCAGCTGCTGCTCGCCGGCGGCCGGCTCGGCGCGCACGAGGACATCGTCCCCGACGAGCCCTACGAGCCGGACCTCGGTCCCGAGGCCGACGTGGACGAGCTGCGCGAGCGCTTCGCCCGCCTGCTCGAACCCATCGACGTCTACTCCGAGGTCTTCGACCCGTACGAGCCGCGCAAGGCGCCGGTGCCGTGCCGGATCTCCGACGACATCGCCGACGTCGTCACCGACCTGCGCCACGGCCTGGCCCACTACCGGGCCGGCCGCATCTCCGAGGCGCTGTGGTGGTGGCAGTTCTCCTACTTCTCCAACTGGGGCTCGACGGCCTCCGCCGCGCTGCGCGCCCTCCAGTCGCTGGTCGCCCACGTCCGTCTCGACCAGCCGCTTCCGGAGCTCGACGGCCTCGACACCGACGAGGACCTGGCGGAGGGCGCCCTGGAGGAGGAGGCGGGCCGCGTCATGGCCGAGGAGCTGGCGGGCCCGCTGGGTCTGCACGACCTCAAATAG